In a single window of the Drosophila miranda strain MSH22 chromosome XL, D.miranda_PacBio2.1, whole genome shotgun sequence genome:
- the LOC108164595 gene encoding tumor necrosis factor receptor superfamily member wengen isoform X1, whose translation MFRVDGWVHSSFSHSFFSIAPAQTSHEPCGSFTIQLIIFFETILTGRPLKGPQKRELMMPPRLPHSSGVAAAAATKRVTTSRSISSHNNHFIHSRSTTNTTFHKRRRRRHDISNATDATSDATVAPAPARCSITWRAPAIIHLALLLLSTTCSLRTVAASSASSTSSSSAATTSASASGSGSASEIASSSPCAPQHWWDPLRDKCTACTVCLGEMIPLRPCQLHTNTICGSIYDLKIDWVVLAKTEPNWKERRKSSEYEHFEQDAPLQHLTHEQLQQLHEEAAAAWVLDWQTGVLYVAVLTCLIFFSVAACILIHHMRQWRRMERRLDQDVEELSTKLMAKLAEVQSLDGGTFFIGNADALRGLPAAAASHAASAAQSGIFQPQHVLLPEKHQGKHQERRILKTLQPGNVYIEENNGGMMGIGASSKG comes from the exons ATGTTTCGCGTGGATGGGTGGGTGCATTCATCATTCAGTCATTCATTCTTCTCGATTGCACCGGCGCAGACGAGCCACGAACCGTGCGGATCGTTCACTATTCAGCTCATAATTTTTTTCGAAACCATTCTAACCGGACGCCCTTTGAAGGGACCCCAGAAACGTGAATT AATGATGCCGCCAAGACTGCCCCATAGCTCTGGAgtagcggcagcagcagcaacgaaacGAGTAACCACGAGTAGAAGTATTAGCAGCCACAACAACCACTTCATCCATAGCAGAAGCACCACCAACACAACATTTCACAAGCGCCGACGGAGGCGACATGACATCAGCAACGCCACAGATGCAACATCAGATGCCACTGTAGCACCTGCCCCTGCCAGGTGCAGCATCACGTGGAGAGCGCCTGCCATCATCCATTTGGCGCTACTTCTTCTCTCCACCACCTGCTCCCTGAGGACTGTTGCGGCTTCATCAGCATCTTctacatcatcatcatccgcAGCTACTACATCCGCGTCCGCTTCAGgatctggatcagcatcagaAATCGCCTCCAGCTCCCCCTGCGCCCCACAGCACTGGTGGGACCCGTTGCGGGACAAGTGCACCGCCTGCACCGTCTGCCTGGGCGAGATGATCCCTCTCCGGCCCTGCCAGCTGCACACGAACACTATCTGCGGCTCCATCTACGACTTGAAAATCGATTGGGTCGTCCTCGCCAAGACGGAGCCCAATTGGAAGGAG CGCCGAAAGTCCTCAGAGTATGAGCACTTCGAACAGGATGCCCCGCTGCAGCATTTGACCCACgagcaactgcagcagctgcaCGAGGAGGCGGCCGCTGCCTGGGTTCTCGACTGGCAGACGGGGGTCCTCTATGTGGCCGTCCTCACCTGCCTCATCTTCTTCTCGGTGGCCGCCTGCATCCTCATCCACCACATGCGCCAGTGGCGACGCATGGAGCGGCGCTTGGATCAAG ACGTGGAGGAGCTGTCGACGAAGTTGATGGCCAAGCTGGCGGAGGTGCAGAGCCTGGACGGAGGAACCTTTTTCATTGGCAACGCTGACGCCTTGCGTGGATTGCCCGCTGCCGCCGCCTCGCATGCGGCCTCGGCGGCGCAGTCGGGGATCTTCCAGCCGCAACATGTGCTTCTGCCTG AGAAACATCAGGGTAAGCATCAGGAGCGACGGATTCTGAAGACCCTGCAGCCCGGTAATGTCTA
- the LOC108164595 gene encoding tumor necrosis factor receptor superfamily member wengen isoform X2 yields the protein MMPPRLPHSSGVAAAAATKRVTTSRSISSHNNHFIHSRSTTNTTFHKRRRRRHDISNATDATSDATVAPAPARCSITWRAPAIIHLALLLLSTTCSLRTVAASSASSTSSSSAATTSASASGSGSASEIASSSPCAPQHWWDPLRDKCTACTVCLGEMIPLRPCQLHTNTICGSIYDLKIDWVVLAKTEPNWKERRKSSEYEHFEQDAPLQHLTHEQLQQLHEEAAAAWVLDWQTGVLYVAVLTCLIFFSVAACILIHHMRQWRRMERRLDQDVEELSTKLMAKLAEVQSLDGGTFFIGNADALRGLPAAAASHAASAAQSGIFQPQHVLLPEKHQGKHQERRILKTLQPGNVYIEENNGGMMGIGASSKG from the exons ATGATGCCGCCAAGACTGCCCCATAGCTCTGGAgtagcggcagcagcagcaacgaaacGAGTAACCACGAGTAGAAGTATTAGCAGCCACAACAACCACTTCATCCATAGCAGAAGCACCACCAACACAACATTTCACAAGCGCCGACGGAGGCGACATGACATCAGCAACGCCACAGATGCAACATCAGATGCCACTGTAGCACCTGCCCCTGCCAGGTGCAGCATCACGTGGAGAGCGCCTGCCATCATCCATTTGGCGCTACTTCTTCTCTCCACCACCTGCTCCCTGAGGACTGTTGCGGCTTCATCAGCATCTTctacatcatcatcatccgcAGCTACTACATCCGCGTCCGCTTCAGgatctggatcagcatcagaAATCGCCTCCAGCTCCCCCTGCGCCCCACAGCACTGGTGGGACCCGTTGCGGGACAAGTGCACCGCCTGCACCGTCTGCCTGGGCGAGATGATCCCTCTCCGGCCCTGCCAGCTGCACACGAACACTATCTGCGGCTCCATCTACGACTTGAAAATCGATTGGGTCGTCCTCGCCAAGACGGAGCCCAATTGGAAGGAG CGCCGAAAGTCCTCAGAGTATGAGCACTTCGAACAGGATGCCCCGCTGCAGCATTTGACCCACgagcaactgcagcagctgcaCGAGGAGGCGGCCGCTGCCTGGGTTCTCGACTGGCAGACGGGGGTCCTCTATGTGGCCGTCCTCACCTGCCTCATCTTCTTCTCGGTGGCCGCCTGCATCCTCATCCACCACATGCGCCAGTGGCGACGCATGGAGCGGCGCTTGGATCAAG ACGTGGAGGAGCTGTCGACGAAGTTGATGGCCAAGCTGGCGGAGGTGCAGAGCCTGGACGGAGGAACCTTTTTCATTGGCAACGCTGACGCCTTGCGTGGATTGCCCGCTGCCGCCGCCTCGCATGCGGCCTCGGCGGCGCAGTCGGGGATCTTCCAGCCGCAACATGTGCTTCTGCCTG AGAAACATCAGGGTAAGCATCAGGAGCGACGGATTCTGAAGACCCTGCAGCCCGGTAATGTCTA